In Malus sylvestris chromosome 15, drMalSylv7.2, whole genome shotgun sequence, a single genomic region encodes these proteins:
- the LOC126601734 gene encoding uncharacterized protein LOC126601734 isoform X1 — translation MQLQKQIKKSSYEAVNAMAHPHYRSQFGDTTFTKVFVGGLAWETPTDEMRRYFEQFGEILEAVIIADKNTGKSKGYGFVTFRDPESARRACTNPNPVIDGRRANCNIASLGRPRPSPPRGRNQGATPYQGNAPQAAQSYGGVPPLPPPLPPSAPIIYPSYSHPTYTPADYGYHQQAMYNPQVHQQPQYYPQVYGSSPSSPMGTPYYYHGYSFQSPSPRGTFSTPQAHRMPGPSYLYYPTHNMEPSFSSSYPNPPLLQPPPTSRHNPPNFTSPLPDSQNPQYASTETEAGVVTSESTPDA, via the exons ATGCAGCTgcaaaaacaaattaagaaatCATCATATGAAGCTGTAAATGCCATGGCGCATCCACATTATCGATCGCAGTTCGGGGACACAACGTTTACAAAAGTGTTTGTCGGAGGGCTAGCTTGGGAGACACCAACTGATGAAATGCGCAGATATTTTGAGCAGTTTGGGGAGATTCTTGAGGCTGTTATTATTGCCGACAAAAATACTGGAAAATCTAAAGGCTACGGATTT GTGACATTTCGTGATCCTGAATCGGCAAGGAGGGCTTGCACTAATCCAAACCCTGTCATCGACGGAAGAAGAGCAAATTGTAACATTGCTTCATTGGGACGACCACGACCTTCTCCCCCGAGAG GAAGAAACCAAGGCGCCACTCCATACCAGGGAAATGCACCCCAGGCTGCACAGTCGTACGGCGGAGTGCCCCCATTACCGCCACCACTACCGCCATCGGCTCCTATAATATATCCATCGTACAG CCACCCAACCTACACTCCTGCAGATTATGGGTACCACCAA CAGGCTATGTACAACCCACAAGTGCATCAACAACCTCAGTACTACCCTCAAGTGTATGGATCATCACCATCTTCACCAATGGGAACTCCATATTACTATCATGGCTATTCTTTTCAGTCTCCAAGTCCAAGGGGAACATTTTCTACACCCCAGGCGCATCGTATGCCCGGCCCTTCGTATCTCTACTATCCTACGCACAACATGGAACCCTCGTTCTCCAGCTCCTATCCTAATCCTCCACTCCTGCAACCACCCCCCACCTCAAGGCATAATCCTCCTAATTTTACCTCTCCTTTACCTG ATTCTCAGAATCCGCAATATGCCTCAACCGAAACAGAAGCTGGAGTTGTTACTTCAGAAAGCACTCCAGATGCCTAA
- the LOC126601734 gene encoding uncharacterized protein LOC126601734 isoform X2 yields the protein MQLQKQIKKSSYEAVNAMAHPHYRSQFGDTTFTKVFVGGLAWETPTDEMRRYFEQFGEILEAVIIADKNTGKSKGYGFVTFRDPESARRACTNPNPVIDGRRANCNIASLGRPRPSPPRGRNQGATPYQGNAPQAAQSYGGVPPLPPPLPPSAPIIYPSYSHPTYTPADYGYHQAMYNPQVHQQPQYYPQVYGSSPSSPMGTPYYYHGYSFQSPSPRGTFSTPQAHRMPGPSYLYYPTHNMEPSFSSSYPNPPLLQPPPTSRHNPPNFTSPLPDSQNPQYASTETEAGVVTSESTPDA from the exons ATGCAGCTgcaaaaacaaattaagaaatCATCATATGAAGCTGTAAATGCCATGGCGCATCCACATTATCGATCGCAGTTCGGGGACACAACGTTTACAAAAGTGTTTGTCGGAGGGCTAGCTTGGGAGACACCAACTGATGAAATGCGCAGATATTTTGAGCAGTTTGGGGAGATTCTTGAGGCTGTTATTATTGCCGACAAAAATACTGGAAAATCTAAAGGCTACGGATTT GTGACATTTCGTGATCCTGAATCGGCAAGGAGGGCTTGCACTAATCCAAACCCTGTCATCGACGGAAGAAGAGCAAATTGTAACATTGCTTCATTGGGACGACCACGACCTTCTCCCCCGAGAG GAAGAAACCAAGGCGCCACTCCATACCAGGGAAATGCACCCCAGGCTGCACAGTCGTACGGCGGAGTGCCCCCATTACCGCCACCACTACCGCCATCGGCTCCTATAATATATCCATCGTACAG CCACCCAACCTACACTCCTGCAGATTATGGGTACCACCAA GCTATGTACAACCCACAAGTGCATCAACAACCTCAGTACTACCCTCAAGTGTATGGATCATCACCATCTTCACCAATGGGAACTCCATATTACTATCATGGCTATTCTTTTCAGTCTCCAAGTCCAAGGGGAACATTTTCTACACCCCAGGCGCATCGTATGCCCGGCCCTTCGTATCTCTACTATCCTACGCACAACATGGAACCCTCGTTCTCCAGCTCCTATCCTAATCCTCCACTCCTGCAACCACCCCCCACCTCAAGGCATAATCCTCCTAATTTTACCTCTCCTTTACCTG ATTCTCAGAATCCGCAATATGCCTCAACCGAAACAGAAGCTGGAGTTGTTACTTCAGAAAGCACTCCAGATGCCTAA